In Arthrobacter sp. PAMC25284, a single genomic region encodes these proteins:
- a CDS encoding DUF4193 domain-containing protein, with amino-acid sequence MATDYDEVRSDVAESRNASLEALRSANAPDARSVVRELDEADTSEGVELPGADLSGEELTVTVVPQKDDEFTCYSCFLVRHRSQLAREKAGHAYCADCLS; translated from the coding sequence GTGGCAACAGATTATGACGAAGTACGGTCCGACGTCGCGGAATCCCGCAACGCTTCCCTGGAGGCCCTCCGCTCCGCGAACGCGCCAGATGCCCGAAGTGTGGTGCGCGAACTAGACGAGGCGGATACCTCCGAAGGAGTGGAACTGCCAGGTGCGGATCTGTCGGGTGAGGAACTGACAGTTACCGTCGTCCCGCAGAAGGACGACGAGTTCACCTGCTACTCATGCTTCCTGGTCCGGCACCGGTCCCAATTGGCCCGCGAAAAGGCCGGACATGCCTACTGCGCGGACTGCCTCAGCTGA
- a CDS encoding response regulator transcription factor: protein MRILMVEDEKALAETVRRGLKNEGFVVDLAHDGLSGLGAAIDNTYDAILLDLMLPLKNGYDVLKELRQHEIWTPVMMLTAKDGEYDQTDAFDLGADDYLTKPFSFLVLVARIRALIRRGAPVRPVLLTLGSLTMDPAKRSVRRGETTVSLTAREFGLLEYLMRRHDQIVSKAEILYNVWDPAFEGGDNVVEVYIGYLRRKLDLPFGVHSLTTVRGMGYMLSAD from the coding sequence ATGCGGATTCTGATGGTGGAGGATGAGAAGGCCCTGGCCGAGACGGTGCGCCGGGGGCTGAAAAATGAGGGGTTCGTCGTGGATCTGGCCCATGACGGGCTGTCCGGCCTGGGCGCCGCGATCGACAACACCTACGACGCGATCCTGCTGGATTTGATGCTGCCGCTTAAGAACGGCTACGACGTCCTGAAGGAACTGCGGCAACACGAGATCTGGACGCCGGTGATGATGTTGACCGCCAAGGACGGCGAATACGACCAGACGGATGCGTTCGATCTGGGTGCCGACGACTACCTGACCAAGCCGTTCAGCTTCCTGGTCCTCGTTGCACGGATTCGGGCGCTCATCCGGCGGGGGGCGCCCGTACGCCCGGTCCTGCTGACCCTGGGCAGCCTGACCATGGACCCGGCAAAGCGCAGCGTCCGCCGCGGAGAAACCACGGTCAGCCTCACAGCCCGGGAATTCGGGCTTCTGGAGTATCTGATGCGCCGGCACGATCAGATCGTCTCCAAGGCGGAGATACTGTACAACGTGTGGGATCCGGCCTTCGAGGGAGGGGACAACGTGGTGGAGGTCTATATCGGATATCTGCGGCGCAAACTGGATCTGCCCTTCGGTGTGCACAGCCTGACGACGGTCCGTGGCATGGGCTACATGCTCAGCGCCGACTAG
- a CDS encoding cell wall metabolism sensor histidine kinase WalK, producing the protein MEEVISAITGRATGKTRWGVRKSSTAVAVGVVAVALLLGGVLLLVLLQSSLIASTNTTARQKAQSVIVELEDVDVSDAHEYMLATARAGQYVQLLDPAGYVVASSDPIAAYSPLSAQRPGPGRTLSQDVSSLPTLGDQDDFHLVASGSPGGYTVIVAQSTQLRADTIATVAWFMLGATPLLLGIVAGSVWLLVGRSLRQVETIRGQVARIDAERLDERVDVPSTHDEIRALALTMNTMLERLQASDHEQRRFVSDASHELRSPLATLSAGLEIAAADPSGAMWLEMKDVLSQETARMRYLVESLLTLAKANDHGLTLDETDVDLDDIVDLEVRRLRSTSRKEIRAELIPARVRGDANRLAQVLRNVFDNAERHALSRITIRLSTYGDAAIVTVDNDGAPVPEPDRDRIFERFVRLDSSRSRESGGSGLGLAIAAGIMTAHRGSIRTSEGPSGQCRFEMVLPAPGLVTAPAPAARGSRRHRPPASSRR; encoded by the coding sequence ATGGAAGAGGTCATATCCGCCATCACGGGCCGAGCCACCGGCAAAACGCGGTGGGGTGTTCGAAAGAGCTCCACCGCCGTCGCCGTCGGTGTTGTCGCCGTGGCGCTCCTTCTGGGCGGTGTGCTCCTCCTGGTGCTGCTGCAGTCGTCGTTGATCGCTTCGACCAATACGACTGCCCGCCAGAAGGCACAAAGTGTCATTGTGGAGCTTGAGGATGTGGATGTTTCCGATGCCCACGAGTACATGCTGGCAACGGCACGCGCCGGCCAGTACGTACAGTTGCTGGACCCTGCCGGTTATGTTGTTGCCAGCTCCGACCCGATAGCCGCCTATTCGCCGCTGTCCGCTCAGCGCCCGGGACCTGGCCGGACGCTGAGCCAGGATGTGTCCAGTCTGCCGACCCTCGGCGACCAGGATGATTTTCACCTCGTCGCCAGCGGCTCGCCGGGCGGCTATACGGTGATTGTGGCCCAATCCACCCAGCTCCGGGCGGACACCATCGCCACCGTCGCCTGGTTTATGCTTGGCGCCACACCGCTGTTGCTGGGCATAGTGGCGGGTTCGGTCTGGCTGCTCGTGGGGCGCTCCCTGCGCCAGGTCGAAACCATCCGCGGCCAGGTGGCAAGGATCGACGCCGAACGTCTGGACGAGCGGGTGGATGTTCCGTCCACGCACGACGAAATCCGAGCCCTGGCGCTGACAATGAACACCATGCTGGAGCGGCTGCAGGCATCAGATCACGAACAACGCCGGTTCGTTTCAGATGCCAGCCACGAGCTTCGCAGCCCGCTGGCCACCCTGAGCGCGGGGCTGGAGATCGCCGCGGCGGACCCGTCCGGCGCGATGTGGCTCGAGATGAAGGATGTCCTGTCCCAGGAGACGGCCAGGATGCGGTACCTCGTGGAAAGCCTGCTGACGCTGGCGAAGGCGAATGACCACGGACTTACCCTGGACGAGACGGACGTGGACCTTGACGACATCGTGGACCTGGAGGTCCGCCGGCTGCGCTCCACGAGCCGGAAGGAAATCCGGGCGGAACTGATTCCGGCCCGGGTCCGGGGCGACGCCAACCGTCTCGCCCAGGTACTGCGCAACGTGTTCGATAACGCCGAGCGGCACGCGCTTTCCCGAATCACGATCCGGCTGAGCACCTACGGGGATGCTGCCATCGTGACAGTGGACAACGACGGGGCGCCCGTGCCGGAGCCGGACCGCGACCGAATTTTTGAACGCTTCGTTCGGCTGGACTCGAGCCGTTCCCGCGAAAGCGGCGGCAGCGGCCTCGGCCTCGCCATCGCCGCAGGGATCATGACCGCCCACCGCGGCTCCATCCGCACGAGCGAGGGGCCCTCCGGCCAATGCCGTTTTGAAATGGTCCTACCGGCGCCCGGACTGGTTACGGCGCCGGCCCCCGCGGCCCGCGGTTCGCGCCGGCACCGGCCGCCTGCCTCTAGTCGGCGCTGA
- a CDS encoding HtaA domain-containing protein, whose amino-acid sequence MHAAPRSPDPLPPMGLTWGIKRSFVDYIKELPDGTVAVSAGATMSEAGRFSFPAAGSDYDVLTGTGVLRFRGDVRLAGHHGMLLVRLLDPWVEFSGGRGILSISTGAGQDRAELGFLQASAPRALAGFLVWEQAEVLNSPDGAELFDGQYAAGQPMDVLSIRVPA is encoded by the coding sequence GTGCACGCAGCGCCCCGTTCACCCGATCCCTTGCCTCCAATGGGCCTCACCTGGGGCATTAAGCGAAGCTTCGTTGATTACATCAAGGAGCTCCCTGACGGAACTGTGGCCGTCTCCGCCGGTGCCACGATGTCTGAGGCCGGACGGTTCAGCTTCCCGGCCGCCGGCTCGGATTACGACGTCCTTACCGGTACCGGGGTCCTTCGCTTCCGGGGGGACGTCCGCCTTGCAGGCCACCACGGCATGCTCCTTGTCCGGTTACTGGATCCTTGGGTCGAGTTCTCCGGTGGCCGCGGAATTCTTTCCATCAGCACCGGCGCTGGCCAAGACCGTGCCGAGCTGGGGTTCCTGCAGGCGTCAGCCCCCCGAGCACTCGCCGGGTTCCTGGTCTGGGAGCAGGCTGAGGTACTGAACTCCCCCGACGGCGCCGAACTTTTCGACGGCCAATACGCCGCCGGACAGCCGATGGACGTGCTGTCCATCCGCGTCCCGGCGTAA
- a CDS encoding BTAD domain-containing putative transcriptional regulator, whose product MQNQTGPTPSISVRLFGTFEVRRDGVALTAADMGGCKPRHILEILLLNLGTPVSKTSLIEQLWGAGASDGAVATLESYISGIRRAIQPGQTKTGPLRTANSGYVLDPQLVDLDLSNFHKLVRAAGVSEPAAAYPLLLEALQISAEPLLGFELASDWAEEARIRHAADKVAAQIVAAETAATLGVPDDAVNLAQSAIRAEPLNERAWTILVTAYEQAGLPVEGLSAYDRCRRLFDHDLGCAPGPALQAAHLRLLRQRAEGNTELSEVLAALLYLGDRMNGSKSRQQPAAESQRMHEHAGRVLDAFLQRVRAAV is encoded by the coding sequence GTGCAAAACCAGACCGGACCCACACCATCGATTTCAGTGCGCCTCTTCGGAACGTTTGAGGTTCGCCGGGACGGGGTTGCCTTGACGGCGGCGGACATGGGCGGCTGCAAACCCCGGCACATCCTGGAAATACTGCTCTTGAATCTTGGTACGCCGGTTTCCAAAACGAGCCTGATTGAGCAACTCTGGGGCGCGGGCGCAAGCGACGGCGCCGTCGCAACCCTAGAGAGCTATATCAGCGGCATCCGCCGGGCGATCCAGCCAGGACAGACCAAGACCGGCCCGCTCCGCACCGCAAACAGCGGTTACGTTCTGGATCCGCAACTGGTGGATCTGGATCTCTCGAATTTCCACAAACTGGTGCGGGCCGCCGGTGTTTCGGAGCCCGCTGCGGCGTACCCGCTGCTGCTCGAAGCGCTGCAAATTTCGGCCGAGCCACTGCTCGGCTTCGAACTCGCCTCAGACTGGGCGGAGGAGGCCCGGATCCGCCACGCTGCCGACAAGGTCGCAGCGCAAATTGTCGCCGCGGAGACCGCGGCGACGCTGGGCGTGCCTGATGACGCTGTGAACCTGGCCCAGTCGGCCATTCGTGCCGAGCCGCTCAACGAACGGGCGTGGACGATTCTTGTCACGGCCTATGAACAGGCCGGTCTTCCCGTGGAAGGGCTCTCTGCCTACGACCGGTGCCGCCGGCTCTTTGATCATGACCTCGGCTGCGCCCCCGGGCCTGCCCTGCAGGCGGCTCACCTGAGGCTCCTGCGGCAACGCGCGGAAGGCAACACGGAGCTCTCCGAGGTGCTCGCAGCGCTGCTGTACCTGGGCGATCGCATGAATGGGTCCAAGAGCCGGCAACAGCCCGCGGCCGAGTCCCAGCGCATGCACGAGCACGCCGGGCGCGTTCTTGACGCCTTCCTGCAGAGGGTCCGGGCCGCCGTCTGA